The nucleotide window ACTCAATACAACCCACCTGAACCGTACGACGCTTCAAAGCAGTGGGATCACCTGACTCGAATTCTTAAGGCAGGAATACGAGGAGTGATGTCTGCGGCGGGCAACACGCCGCCCCGTATCGCGATTCATATCGATCAGGGAGGAAATTGGCCTGTGACAAAATGGTTCTTCGATCATTTGGAAGCAGCTCACGTTGACTACGACATAATTTCAGAGAGCTTTTACCCTCCGTGGCACCATGGTACACTTGAAGGCCTGCGATCCAACATGGTCAATTGTGCGAATCGATATAATAAAGACTTCGCTGTGGTCGAAACCGGTTACGACAGTTCGAGGGTTCAAAATAATGAAGACATGTTGTGGCCAATTAATTCGGAAGGACGGCTGCAATTCATGGTGGATCTGGTTAATACAGTGAGGAAATCGCCTCGTGGAGTTGGAGTTATGTACTGGGCACCGGAAAGAGACGCGTGGAACAAAGATGGGACTCCTGGCCCCGTCGTATTCGTTCTCGATTCACTGGCATCGCTCGCAAAACCTCCTTTTAGCCATGCGCCACTTTCCATCGAGAAGTAAAATCAGGTCACGCGTTTTTGAATTGATCGAGGATGATATTGGCTCAGGTTGATTATATTTCTCGTGGCGGCAAAAGGATCATGATGGTCGATCTTTCCCACTTGAGCGATTATGGCAGTGTTCCAGGTTTGGCGGATCTTGCAATTCAGCTGGCACACTCGAACCAACCAGAATCTGTTCTGGCGTTAATCGATTTGTCGGGGACGAAAATAAATGAAGTCGTCATCTCGTCGCTGAAGAAGATGTCTGCGAATAACGGGCCATATATGAAAGCAATCGCGTTTGTGGGATTCGGCAGGTTCAAGTCAACTGCAATGTCGCTGCTTCTCCTGACAACGCGGAGACGAAACCATAAGGTGATTAGAGATCGGGAATCCGCATTGCGCTGGCTTTGTGAGCAAGAATGACTCCTCCATTTGGGACAGCTTTTGCATGAGGAGACAAAGTGAAAAGCACTTGTACTAAAATCATAAGGGGACATACCGAACTTGAGAAATCTGATTTTTGATTGCGCAGTCTGGGTACTATTGATTATAATTCCTTCAAGAATGTCTTTCTCCCAGCAGACAAAAGTCCCCGACGGCAATCCTCGGGGCATGTACGATGAATCCCGGGTCCCGCGGTACAACCTTCCTGATCCGCTTATTCTCTCTAATGGTGAGGGTGTCCACGATACAATTGCATGGATTGAGAAACGCAGACCCGAGTTGTTGAACCTGTTCGAGACATATGTCTACGGGAAACCTGCAGTTGGAAGGCCGGAACATTTTCATTGGATTGTGAATCCGGATAGCGAGGTAACCGATTCATCCATCACGAAGAGAGTCACTCTTTATTTCTCTGAGAATGATCTCTGGCCGAAACTCGATGTTGAAATCGTTCTTCCGAGGACCGGGAAACCTGTTCCTGTTTTCGTCGTTTCCACATGGTATCCGGACGCGCCGCTCCTTCTCAGTAGAGGCTATGGACTGGTGAGATATGACGCGCGCGAAATTGAACCTGACGATAAAGACAGCGCTTACACAAAGGGCATCAGGAAGTTCTTCGATCCTCCTGATCGCAAACAAGCGACCGCGGATGAGTGGGGAACTATTGCCGCATGGTCGTGGGTCGCGAGCAGAGTAATGGATTATCTGGTAACGGACAAGAATATTGATTCAAATAAGATTTGCATCCTGGGATTTTCCAGGTTCGGCAAAGCAGCGATGTGGGCAGGCGCGCTCGACACGCGATTCGCGATTGTCTTTTCGTGCGAGTCAGGCTGCGGCGGTGCAACGATCGTCCGTCGTGGTTTTGGTGAAACCGTCCGGCTGATTAACGAGCAGTTTCCCCACTGGTTCAACGGCAACTTCAAGAAATTCAATGATCGTGTGAGCGATTTGCCCGTCGACTGGCATATGCTGATTGCCCTTATGGCACCGAGACCTGTTTATCTCTCCACGGCTGAAGACGATTGGTGGGGCGATCCGCGCGGAACGTTTCTCGCGGCAAAAGCCGCCGAGTCTGTTTTTGCACTCTTCGGAGAAAAGGGAATGAACGTGTCAGAAATGCCGCCGCCCGAGAGCCAGGTCGGGAGTTTCATCGGATATCATATGAGAAAAGGTAGACATGGTTTGACGTCGTACGACATGGATCTGTTCATGAGATTTGCCGATTCTCATTTTGAATCCAATGCTTCGAAGTGATCGTCTGCTGCATCTTTCAAATGTGTAATTCATTTTCATGGTGATGTCGTGAAAATCCATCATGCCACACTGATCACGTTAACAATTCTTCTCTGCGCTGAGGTCGCAGCGTACTGCGCTCTCCCTGATTTTCCTCTGAGGTTGAGTGCGAATGGGCGATACCTTGTCGACCAAAACGACAAACCATTTCTGATTAAGGAAATCTCAGCGTGGGGATTGATACAATCATTGTCGGAAGCCGACGAGGCTGCTTTCATGGACAGCGTCGGGAGCAAGGGCTTCAACACTCTTCTTGTCAGCGTGATCTCATACGATACCAGGTTTGCCGGTAAGCCGCCTGACTGGAACGGGATCTCGCCCTTTAAGGTCCACTGGGACTTTTCGACGTACGATACCGTGTACTTCAGTCACGTCGATCGAGTGCTGAACATGGCAGGGAAAAGAGGAATGGTTGTTCTTCTCGTGGCGTGTTACCTCGGCTGGAGCGGAGATCCTAATCAGGGTTGGTGGGACGAGTTGCGAGACAAGAACAACAGCCCGGACAAGAGCCGGATTTACGGTCGATTCCTGGGGAATCGTTACAAGAATTTTGCCAACATTATCTGGGTCGCCGGAGGCGATAACGATGCCGACGGTCCTTCGTACGAGCACATGAAAAACATAATCGAGGGGATAAAAGAAAACGATCATCATCTCTGGACCGCTCACTGGTCTGCAAATCACTGGTCGTTCGACAATAAACCTTACGCGTCGTATTTGGACCTCAACGGAATGTATAACTGGACGGAACGATTCCTCGGGAGTGCAGGTCCCCAGTACAGGACAGAGCTCGAAAAGTATGGATCGGGAAAAATGATATTCCAACTTGACCAGAGTTATGAGAACGACGTTCCCGACACGATAGACAATCTCGATCACCAGTGGATCCGCAGAAAAAATTACGACGGGATTCTTTGTGGGTGCAGGGGAACGAGTTTCAGCCCGGGCGCGATTGACAACCAGTGCTACATATTCAAGAACTGGAAACCGTTGATGAATACCCAGGGGATGTGGGAAGCGAAGTATTGTTTCAATCTTTTTGAATCACGATCGTGGCAGGACCTTATTCCTGACTCGAGTTGTGATGTTTCGGGGCGCGGAGCGTTCGGTGATATTACTTACGCGTGCGCAGCCAGGACTTCCACGGGCGGAACGATGATCGTCTATATTCCCACAGCACGCGAGATTATGGTCGATCTCGGCAGAATATCCGGTAAATCGGTCCGCGCATGGTGGTACAGTCCCGGGAGCGGGCGGGGAATTAAGATCGGTGAGTACCCAACAGCTGGCTTCCAGAAATTCAATCCTCCGGCGGCTGGAGATTGGGTACTCGTGATAGATGACGCTTCCCTAGACTTGAACGGGCCCGGAACAGCAGCTGCGGAAGGCATCCGCGGAGAATAACCATTATCGGAATCCAATCAGAGCTGCCATTCTCGAAGATGATCCCTTTTCATTATGCCTGTCTTCCAGGTTTACAAAGGGTTATTTTATGAAACACAGAATGACGAGAACAACTTATGAATAAGAAAGAGATAAGACGGCAATACAAGGAAACATTGCAGCCGATGGGAATGTACCAGATAAAGAATCTTTTCGACGGCAAAATCTTCATCGGCAGCAGCAAGAACCTCCATGGAAAATTGAACGGCAGTAGGTTCCAGCTCAGACTTGGTTCACACATGAACAGAGCCCTCCAGGAACATTTCGCGAAACTCGGAGAAGAAAAGTTCTCATTTGAAATCGTCGATTTCCTTAAATCTAAAGACGAACCGCGGTACGATTACTCCGATGAGCTTGCAGTACTTGAGGATTGGTGGTTGGAGAAACTCGGACCGTACCACGATAAAGGATATAACAAAAGGGAAAAAGTCAGTTAAGTGCCGCGCAAAAGTCTTCGGCAAGAAACCGAAAGGGAAGTCATGAACACTCGCATCAGCAAAATTGTTCTCGTAATGTTCAGCTTATTACTGGCAATAATGTGTCTTGATAGTGGTACAATAGCGGCGTCTCCTCTTCAAGCTGACAGTGTTACCAATGGGGCTCGACTGGATTGGTGGCGCGAGGCGCGGTTTGGAATGTTTATTCACTGGGGCATTTATTCCGTCCCGGCTCAAGGCGAGTGGTACATGACCAACGCACAAGTCCCACGGTCAGAATATGAAAAGTATGCCGCGAGATTCGATCCGACCAAATTCGATGCCGACAAATGGGCCGAGATAGCTCACGACGCAGGCATGAAATACCTCGTCATCACTTCGAAACATCACGACGGATTTTCGATGTTCAAGACGGCCGCGACGAAGTATAACGTTGTCGACGCGACACCGTGGGGAAAGGATCCTCTCAAAGCTCTAAGTGCCGCCTGCCGCAGACATGGAATCAAGTTTTGCGTGTACTATTCGATTATGGACTGGCATTCTCCTTTCCAGGGTGCCGACAAACCTGATTCGCTTCACCCGTCGTACAACCCGACGCACTTCAATCCTGGAGAGAAAGAAAAATATGTCGGGTATATGAAAATGCAGCTCAAGGAGCTCATGACACAATATCATCCCGCAGTGCTTTGGTTCGATGGGGGATGGATGAATGGATGGACGAGCAAAGATGGAGTCGAGCTGTATCAGTACTTGAGGAAATTGGATCCGCGACTGATCATCAACAATCGTGTTATCGGCGCCGGGGACTATGAAACCCCGGAACAGGAAATTCCGCCGAACGGTATTCCCGGACACGATTGGGAAACGTGCATGACCATCAATGACAGCTGGGGATTCAACTCGAGCGATTCGAACTTCAAGTCAACAAGTGAATTGCTTCACAACCTCATCGATATCGCGAGCAAGGGAGGCAACTACCTGTTAAATGTCGGGCCGACTGACCTTGGAATAATTCCTTCACAGGAAGTCGAGCGACTTGAGGCAATGGGTAAGTGGCTTAAGGTGAACGGCGAGGCGATATATGGGACATCTGCCGGTCCATTCACGACTCAGCTTCCGTGGGGCCGCTGTACAGAAAAGAAAAACAATCTATACCTGACCGTATTCAATTGGCCTGCAGATGGAAAGCTGGTATTCGACGGGCTTTATTCAAAACCGAGAACCAGCTATTTACTTTCCGACGAGCACCAGCACGCATTAAAAGTCATTCAGGCCGGAGATTCAATTGTTATTAGTGTCCCCACACAATCTCCTGATCAGGTCGCGAGTGTAGTCGTGCTAAACTTTTCCGGAAAGCCTGTCGTAT belongs to Candidatus Kryptoniota bacterium and includes:
- a CDS encoding acetylxylan esterase, whose protein sequence is MRNLIFDCAVWVLLIIIPSRMSFSQQTKVPDGNPRGMYDESRVPRYNLPDPLILSNGEGVHDTIAWIEKRRPELLNLFETYVYGKPAVGRPEHFHWIVNPDSEVTDSSITKRVTLYFSENDLWPKLDVEIVLPRTGKPVPVFVVSTWYPDAPLLLSRGYGLVRYDAREIEPDDKDSAYTKGIRKFFDPPDRKQATADEWGTIAAWSWVASRVMDYLVTDKNIDSNKICILGFSRFGKAAMWAGALDTRFAIVFSCESGCGGATIVRRGFGETVRLINEQFPHWFNGNFKKFNDRVSDLPVDWHMLIALMAPRPVYLSTAEDDWWGDPRGTFLAAKAAESVFALFGEKGMNVSEMPPPESQVGSFIGYHMRKGRHGLTSYDMDLFMRFADSHFESNASK
- a CDS encoding alpha-L-fucosidase, translating into MNTRISKIVLVMFSLLLAIMCLDSGTIAASPLQADSVTNGARLDWWREARFGMFIHWGIYSVPAQGEWYMTNAQVPRSEYEKYAARFDPTKFDADKWAEIAHDAGMKYLVITSKHHDGFSMFKTAATKYNVVDATPWGKDPLKALSAACRRHGIKFCVYYSIMDWHSPFQGADKPDSLHPSYNPTHFNPGEKEKYVGYMKMQLKELMTQYHPAVLWFDGGWMNGWTSKDGVELYQYLRKLDPRLIINNRVIGAGDYETPEQEIPPNGIPGHDWETCMTINDSWGFNSSDSNFKSTSELLHNLIDIASKGGNYLLNVGPTDLGIIPSQEVERLEAMGKWLKVNGEAIYGTSAGPFTTQLPWGRCTEKKNNLYLTVFNWPADGKLVFDGLYSKPRTSYLLSDEHQHALKVIQAGDSIVISVPTQSPDQVASVVVLNFSGKPVVFNPPLIESEHDIFIDTVKVVLSSGGENADVRYTIDGTFPVNSSPLANRPILLSSTALITAACFHGGRQVSEVSTKTFTRVSPEPAIAVDSLSPGVSYKYFEGSWEKLPDFSKLVPVREGNMPNFGLPPQRALVNYGATYSGYVKIPQDGVYTFFTASDDGSRLFIDNRLVVDNDQLHGVIQKSGVVPLAAGYHSIKVEFFQASGGDELDVYFRTQGLPMTTIPDSLLFQRR
- a CDS encoding DUF4038 domain-containing protein, whose amino-acid sequence is MKIHHATLITLTILLCAEVAAYCALPDFPLRLSANGRYLVDQNDKPFLIKEISAWGLIQSLSEADEAAFMDSVGSKGFNTLLVSVISYDTRFAGKPPDWNGISPFKVHWDFSTYDTVYFSHVDRVLNMAGKRGMVVLLVACYLGWSGDPNQGWWDELRDKNNSPDKSRIYGRFLGNRYKNFANIIWVAGGDNDADGPSYEHMKNIIEGIKENDHHLWTAHWSANHWSFDNKPYASYLDLNGMYNWTERFLGSAGPQYRTELEKYGSGKMIFQLDQSYENDVPDTIDNLDHQWIRRKNYDGILCGCRGTSFSPGAIDNQCYIFKNWKPLMNTQGMWEAKYCFNLFESRSWQDLIPDSSCDVSGRGAFGDITYACAARTSTGGTMIVYIPTAREIMVDLGRISGKSVRAWWYSPGSGRGIKIGEYPTAGFQKFNPPAAGDWVLVIDDASLDLNGPGTAAAEGIRGE
- a CDS encoding GIY-YIG nuclease family protein, with translation MNKKEIRRQYKETLQPMGMYQIKNLFDGKIFIGSSKNLHGKLNGSRFQLRLGSHMNRALQEHFAKLGEEKFSFEIVDFLKSKDEPRYDYSDELAVLEDWWLEKLGPYHDKGYNKREKVS